In Armatimonadota bacterium, one DNA window encodes the following:
- the nuoF gene encoding NADH-quinone oxidoreductase subunit NuoF → MNAPSEQPPTLSVLSDRARAQIRRLAERFPHRQSALLGALFVAQEEVGYLSPQALADVAEVLDLPYTEVASVASFYHLYHLRPVGRHLIQVCTNISCLLSGCDRVVDRLRRRLGVEVGQTTADGMFTLRAAECLAACDRAPALMVDDDLHGPVAPSTVDRILAAYASGTPPAAAAADPSAAGLQPAVSGGPAAPTADPGLGQPEGGPVLLRYVHDPDQADLEVYRSRGGYEGLRRALAMPPEAVIEEVERSGLRGRGGAGFPTGRKWKFLPRDPAVTKYVVVNADEGEPGTFKDRTLLEGDPHRLVEGALIAAYAVGARQAFIYLRREFARARARLERALAQAADAGLVGRNILGSGVDVEVVLATGAGAYIAGEETALLESLEGRRALPRLKPPYYPAVKGLYGQPTALNNVETLCHVAWILARGADWYRQQGPPILVSVSGHVARPGVYEIPLGTTIRQVIERAGGMREGRAFKACFPGGSSSAILPAAYLDTPMDYDALARLDVYGAMLGSGALIVMDETTCMVEVVARTVEFYRDESCGKCTPCREGTVWLSQVLGRILAGGGRPADLDLLEGIARGMTGTCFCPLGESVPPAIYAALRFFRHEFEHHIARGRCDVRAPVPAS, encoded by the coding sequence GTGAACGCGCCTTCCGAGCAGCCTCCGACCCTCTCTGTTCTCTCCGACCGGGCCCGGGCGCAGATCCGGCGGCTGGCGGAGCGCTTCCCCCACCGGCAGTCGGCCCTCCTGGGCGCCCTGTTCGTCGCCCAGGAGGAGGTCGGATACCTCAGCCCGCAGGCCCTGGCGGACGTGGCCGAGGTGCTGGACCTGCCCTACACCGAGGTGGCGTCGGTGGCGTCCTTCTACCACCTGTACCACCTGCGGCCGGTGGGCCGGCACCTGATCCAGGTGTGCACCAACATCTCCTGCCTGCTGTCCGGCTGCGATCGGGTGGTGGATCGCCTGCGCCGGCGGCTGGGGGTGGAGGTGGGCCAGACGACCGCCGACGGGATGTTCACCCTGCGGGCCGCCGAGTGCCTGGCGGCCTGCGACCGCGCCCCGGCGCTGATGGTCGACGACGACCTGCATGGCCCGGTGGCCCCCTCCACGGTTGACCGGATCCTGGCCGCGTACGCCTCCGGCACCCCTCCGGCTGCCGCCGCGGCGGACCCGTCCGCGGCCGGGCTTCAGCCCGCGGTCTCCGGCGGTCCCGCAGCCCCAACCGCGGACCCCGGACTCGGACAGCCTGAGGGCGGTCCCGTGCTGCTGCGGTACGTGCACGATCCCGACCAGGCCGACCTGGAGGTGTACCGCTCCCGGGGGGGGTACGAGGGGCTGCGCCGGGCCCTGGCGATGCCGCCGGAGGCGGTGATCGAGGAGGTGGAGCGCTCCGGCCTGCGCGGCCGGGGCGGGGCCGGCTTCCCCACCGGCCGCAAGTGGAAGTTCCTGCCCCGCGACCCGGCGGTCACCAAGTACGTGGTGGTCAACGCCGACGAGGGTGAGCCCGGCACCTTCAAGGATCGCACCCTCCTGGAAGGGGACCCCCACCGCCTGGTGGAGGGGGCGCTCATCGCCGCCTACGCGGTGGGGGCCCGGCAGGCCTTCATCTACCTGCGGCGGGAGTTCGCGCGCGCCCGCGCCCGCCTGGAGCGCGCCCTGGCGCAGGCGGCCGATGCGGGGCTGGTGGGCCGGAACATCCTGGGCAGCGGGGTGGACGTGGAGGTGGTCCTGGCCACCGGCGCCGGTGCGTACATCGCGGGGGAAGAGACGGCCCTGCTGGAGTCCCTGGAGGGCCGGCGCGCCCTGCCCCGGCTGAAGCCTCCCTACTACCCCGCCGTCAAGGGTCTGTACGGACAGCCCACGGCGCTCAACAACGTGGAGACCCTCTGCCACGTGGCCTGGATCCTCGCCCGCGGGGCCGACTGGTACCGCCAGCAGGGGCCGCCGATCCTGGTCTCGGTGAGCGGGCACGTGGCCCGGCCCGGAGTGTACGAGATCCCCCTGGGCACGACCATCCGCCAGGTGATCGAGCGGGCCGGGGGCATGCGGGAGGGGCGCGCGTTCAAGGCGTGCTTTCCGGGGGGGTCGTCGTCGGCCATCCTGCCCGCCGCCTACCTGGACACCCCGATGGACTACGACGCGCTGGCCCGGCTGGACGTGTACGGGGCCATGCTCGGCTCGGGGGCGCTGATCGTCATGGACGAGACCACCTGCATGGTGGAGGTGGTGGCCCGCACCGTGGAGTTCTACCGCGACGAGTCCTGCGGCAAGTGCACGCCCTGCCGGGAGGGCACCGTGTGGCTGAGCCAGGTCCTGGGGCGGATCCTGGCCGGCGGCGGCCGGCCGGCGGACCTGGACCTGCTGGAGGGCATCGCCCGGGGCATGACGGGCACGTGCTTCTGCCCGCTGGGGGAGAGCGTGCCCCCCGCCATCTACGCGGCGCTGCGCTTCTTCCGCCACGAGTTCGAGCACCACATCGCCCGGGGACGCTGCGATGTCCGGGCGCCGGTGCCCGCCTCCTGA
- the nuoD gene encoding NADH dehydrogenase (quinone) subunit D gives MAELTRETLVLNMGPQHPSTHGVLRLLLELEGEVIVGAHPVIGYLHTGFEKEMETRTYHQNIVFPPRIEYLATFIEEQAYVLAVEKLLGITAPPRAQTIRLILAELSRIASHLVYLGTAAIDLNVSSVFMYCFRDREQILDIFEMVSGQRMMHGYFRIGGLQWDLPEGFVPRVRAFLEELPRHLDEYEALLTDNLIWRRRTEGVAVLSADDALRYGCTGPVLRGSGVPYDVRKAFPYGGYDQYAFDIPVGRRGDAFDRYRVRMEEMRQSRRIVLQALDRLAPGPVMVDDPKVALPPRSELVRSMEAVIHHFKLVSEGIHPPPGEVYAAVESPRGEKGYYIVSDGSNRPVRVRVRSASFNNLQALPVMLYRGTVADVVVAIASIDIVLGDVDR, from the coding sequence ATGGCTGAGCTGACGCGGGAAACCCTCGTCCTGAACATGGGCCCCCAGCACCCCAGCACCCACGGGGTCCTGCGCCTGCTGCTCGAGCTGGAGGGCGAGGTGATCGTGGGCGCCCACCCGGTGATCGGCTACCTCCACACGGGTTTCGAGAAAGAGATGGAAACCCGCACCTACCACCAGAACATCGTCTTCCCGCCGCGCATCGAGTACCTGGCCACCTTCATCGAGGAGCAGGCGTACGTCCTGGCCGTGGAAAAACTGCTGGGGATCACCGCCCCGCCCCGGGCCCAGACCATCCGGCTGATCCTCGCCGAGTTGTCCCGGATTGCCAGCCACCTGGTCTACCTGGGAACCGCCGCCATCGACCTCAACGTCAGCAGCGTGTTCATGTACTGCTTCCGGGACCGGGAGCAGATCCTGGACATCTTCGAGATGGTGAGCGGCCAGCGGATGATGCACGGCTACTTCCGCATCGGCGGCCTGCAGTGGGACCTGCCCGAGGGGTTCGTCCCCCGGGTGCGGGCGTTTCTGGAGGAGCTGCCCCGCCACCTGGACGAGTACGAGGCGCTGCTCACCGACAACCTGATCTGGCGGCGGCGCACCGAGGGGGTGGCGGTGCTCAGCGCCGACGACGCCCTCCGCTACGGCTGCACCGGTCCGGTGCTGCGGGGGTCGGGCGTGCCCTATGACGTGCGCAAGGCCTTCCCCTACGGGGGCTACGACCAGTACGCCTTTGACATCCCGGTGGGGCGCCGCGGCGACGCATTCGACCGCTACCGGGTGCGGATGGAGGAGATGCGCCAGAGCCGCCGGATCGTGCTGCAGGCCCTCGACCGCCTGGCCCCGGGGCCGGTGATGGTGGACGACCCGAAGGTGGCGCTGCCGCCCCGCTCCGAGCTGGTCCGCAGCATGGAGGCGGTGATCCACCACTTCAAGCTGGTCAGCGAGGGGATCCACCCCCCGCCGGGGGAGGTGTACGCCGCAGTGGAGTCCCCCCGGGGCGAGAAGGGCTACTACATCGTCAGCGACGGGAGCAACCGGCCGGTGCGCGTGCGGGTGCGCTCGGCGTCCTTCAACAACCTGCAGGCCCTGCCCGTGATGCTGTACCGGGGCACCGTCGCCGACGTGGTGGTGGCCATCGCCAGCATCGACATCGTGTTGGGAGACGTGGACCGGTGA
- a CDS encoding NADH-quinone oxidoreductase subunit C, with protein sequence MTGAPARLAARLAAAVRERAEFRDELTLVVSREDLLEALQAARAEGFVMLTDLTAVDRHPARPRFEVVYLLTALDPPARVRLKVRVEADDATVPSATGLWPGASWLEREVYDLFGIVFIGHPDLRRILLPDDWEGHPLRKDYPLVEEPVQFRGHTPKVPSQIIPRVPPGQ encoded by the coding sequence GTGACCGGGGCCCCCGCGCGCCTGGCCGCCCGCCTGGCCGCCGCCGTCCGGGAGCGGGCGGAGTTTCGGGACGAGCTGACGCTGGTCGTCTCCCGGGAGGACCTCCTGGAAGCCCTGCAGGCCGCGCGGGCGGAGGGCTTTGTGATGCTGACCGACCTCACCGCGGTGGACCGCCATCCGGCCCGGCCGCGGTTTGAGGTCGTCTACCTGCTGACGGCCCTGGACCCGCCGGCCCGGGTGCGGCTGAAGGTGCGGGTGGAAGCGGACGATGCCACCGTGCCCTCGGCCACCGGCCTGTGGCCCGGCGCGTCCTGGCTGGAGCGGGAAGTGTACGACCTGTTCGGCATCGTGTTCATCGGGCATCCCGACCTGCGGCGGATCCTGCTGCCGGACGACTGGGAGGGTCACCCCCTGCGCAAGGATTACCCGCTGGTCGAGGAGCCGGTGCAGTTCCGGGGCCACACGCCCAAAGTCCCCAGCCAGATCATCCCCCGGGTTCCGCCGGGCCAGTAG
- a CDS encoding NADH-quinone oxidoreductase subunit B family protein, with the protein MRALEGNLLTTTVERLLAWARRNSIWPAQFGLACCAIEMMSAAASRFDIARFGSELFRASPRQADLMIVSGRVSQKMAPVVKHIYEQMLEPKWVIAMGDCASCGGVFNNYALVQGVDKLIPVDVYVAGCPPRPEALLYGLLALQELIAHPERRRRRP; encoded by the coding sequence GTGCGCGCCCTGGAGGGCAACCTCCTGACCACCACCGTGGAGCGGCTGCTGGCCTGGGCCCGGCGCAACTCCATCTGGCCGGCCCAGTTCGGGCTGGCGTGCTGCGCCATCGAGATGATGTCCGCCGCCGCATCGCGGTTTGACATCGCCCGCTTCGGCAGCGAGCTGTTCCGGGCCTCGCCCCGCCAGGCGGACCTCATGATTGTCTCGGGTCGGGTCAGCCAGAAGATGGCGCCGGTGGTCAAGCACATCTACGAGCAGATGCTGGAACCCAAGTGGGTCATCGCCATGGGCGACTGCGCCTCCTGCGGCGGCGTGTTCAACAACTACGCCCTGGTGCAGGGTGTGGACAAGCTGATCCCGGTGGACGTCTACGTGGCGGGATGCCCGCCCCGGCCCGAGGCCCTGCTGTACGGGCTGCTCGCGCTCCAGGAGCTCATCGCCCACCCGGAGCGCCGGAGGAGGCGGCCGTGA
- a CDS encoding NADH-quinone oxidoreductase subunit A → MADFVPIVVHIALVVLVVAGLVAFHHLVGRRRPVPGKLEPYESGVWPVGTARERVPIRYYLIAMLFLLLDVEAVFLYPWAVVARELRVLGLVEMLAFVGVLGAGFAYAWRRGALQWQ, encoded by the coding sequence GTGGCGGACTTCGTTCCCATCGTCGTCCACATCGCCCTGGTGGTGCTGGTGGTGGCGGGTCTGGTGGCCTTCCACCACCTGGTGGGCCGCCGCCGACCTGTGCCGGGCAAGCTGGAGCCCTACGAATCCGGCGTGTGGCCCGTCGGCACCGCCCGGGAGAGGGTGCCGATCCGCTACTACCTCATCGCCATGCTCTTCCTGCTCCTTGACGTGGAGGCGGTCTTCCTGTACCCGTGGGCGGTGGTCGCCCGGGAGCTGCGGGTCCTGGGACTGGTGGAGATGCTGGCCTTCGTGGGCGTGCTGGGCGCCGGGTTCGCGTACGCCTGGCGGCGGGGGGCGCTGCAGTGGCAGTGA
- the nifS gene encoding cysteine desulfurase NifS, which produces MSAPRRIYMDYAATTPVDPRVVEAMLPYFTERFGNASSVHQFGQEAREAVERAREAVARAIGARPAEIVFTSGATESDNFAILGTAWANEDRGRHIITSAVEHHAVLEPCRFLESRGFEVTYLPVDRYGRVDPDDVRRAIRPDTILISVMHANNEIGTLQPVAEIARLGRERGILVHTDATQSVGILPVDVDDLGVDLLSLSAHKRYGPKGVGALFIRRGARVARIQHGGAHERNRRAGTENVPGIVGLGAALELAMELREDEAARLRRLRDRLIAGLLEIEGARLNGHPAERLPGNVNVSFAGTDSESLLLALDLRGVAASSGSACTAGSLEPSHVLSAIGLPPEVAAGTLRLSLGRGTTEQDVDDVLALMPEIVAAVRRAGRGARAGAR; this is translated from the coding sequence ATGAGCGCGCCGCGGCGCATCTACATGGACTACGCCGCCACCACCCCGGTGGACCCGCGGGTGGTGGAGGCGATGCTGCCGTACTTCACCGAGCGGTTCGGCAACGCCAGCAGCGTCCACCAGTTCGGCCAGGAGGCCCGGGAGGCGGTGGAGCGGGCGCGGGAGGCGGTCGCCCGGGCCATCGGCGCGCGCCCCGCGGAGATCGTCTTCACCAGCGGAGCCACCGAAAGCGATAACTTCGCCATCCTCGGGACGGCGTGGGCGAACGAGGACCGGGGGCGCCACATCATCACGTCGGCGGTGGAGCACCATGCGGTCCTGGAGCCCTGCCGGTTTTTGGAGTCCCGCGGATTTGAGGTCACCTACCTGCCCGTGGACCGGTACGGCCGGGTCGACCCCGACGACGTGCGCCGGGCGATCCGCCCCGACACCATCCTGATTTCGGTGATGCACGCCAACAACGAGATCGGGACGCTGCAGCCGGTGGCCGAGATCGCGCGCCTGGGACGGGAGCGCGGCATCCTGGTGCATACCGACGCCACCCAGTCGGTGGGCATCCTGCCGGTGGATGTGGACGACCTGGGCGTGGACCTGCTGTCCCTGTCGGCCCACAAGCGGTACGGCCCCAAAGGGGTGGGCGCCCTGTTCATCCGGCGCGGCGCCCGGGTGGCCCGGATCCAGCACGGGGGCGCCCACGAGCGCAACCGGCGGGCCGGCACCGAGAACGTTCCCGGCATTGTGGGCCTGGGGGCGGCCCTGGAGCTGGCGATGGAGCTCCGGGAGGACGAGGCCGCCCGGCTGCGCCGCCTGCGGGACCGGCTGATCGCCGGACTGCTGGAGATCGAGGGGGCGCGCCTCAACGGCCACCCCGCCGAGCGCCTGCCGGGGAACGTCAACGTCTCCTTCGCCGGCACCGACAGCGAGTCGCTGCTGCTGGCGCTGGATCTGCGCGGGGTGGCGGCCAGCAGCGGGTCCGCCTGCACCGCGGGCAGCCTGGAACCCTCTCACGTGCTGTCGGCCATCGGCCTGCCGCCCGAGGTGGCCGCGGGGACGCTGCGCCTGTCTCTGGGCCGGGGCACCACCGAGCAGGACGTGGATGACGTCCTGGCCCTGATGCCCGAGATCGTCGCCGCCGTGCGCCGCGCCGGGCGGGGCGCGCGCGCCGGCGCGCGTTGA
- a CDS encoding MerR family transcriptional regulator has translation MTHYTRPVFTITVAANLVGVSPQTLRRWERAGLLSPLREGPRRRRLYSWRDIERAQEIRYLVVRRRLPLKAVRAHLRLAAARRLVAVLPRIGSRTGTPLVPPIALAIPR, from the coding sequence ATGACGCACTACACTCGTCCCGTGTTCACAATTACCGTCGCCGCCAACCTGGTCGGGGTCTCTCCGCAGACGCTGCGCCGGTGGGAGAGGGCCGGGTTGCTCTCGCCCCTCCGGGAGGGGCCCCGCAGGCGGAGGCTGTACTCCTGGCGCGACATCGAGCGGGCCCAGGAGATCCGCTACCTCGTGGTACGCAGGCGGCTGCCGCTGAAGGCCGTGCGGGCCCACCTGCGCCTGGCGGCCGCCAGGCGGCTCGTGGCGGTGCTGCCGCGGATCGGATCCCGGACCGGCACGCCGCTGGTGCCCCCCATCGCCCTGGCCATCCCGCGCTGA
- a CDS encoding CoA pyrophosphatase yields MEDGEAMGKADLDEIEWTIRRRLAGRPRKEVTEPGLRRAAVLLALLSRGGEVAVLLTRRTEVVEHHKGQISLPGGTADPADRGPVDTALREAEEELGIPRGAVQVLGLLDDVVTVVSGFVITPVVGILREPVALRVNAAEIAEVLTVPLRTFTDPQALRIERRLRDGRWVEVLSYRYGPHEVWGATARVLKGFVDAVFGTDPPPPARI; encoded by the coding sequence GTGGAGGACGGCGAGGCCATGGGCAAGGCGGATCTGGACGAGATTGAGTGGACGATTCGCAGGCGACTGGCGGGCCGCCCCCGCAAGGAGGTTACCGAGCCGGGCCTGCGCCGGGCGGCCGTGCTCCTCGCCCTGCTCTCCCGTGGGGGGGAGGTGGCCGTGCTCCTCACCCGGCGGACGGAGGTGGTGGAGCACCACAAGGGACAGATCTCCCTGCCCGGCGGGACGGCCGACCCCGCCGATCGAGGCCCTGTGGATACCGCCCTGCGGGAGGCGGAGGAGGAGCTGGGGATTCCCCGCGGCGCCGTGCAGGTCCTGGGTCTTCTGGACGACGTGGTGACCGTGGTGAGCGGCTTCGTCATCACCCCGGTCGTCGGGATCCTCCGGGAACCCGTGGCCCTCCGGGTCAACGCCGCGGAGATCGCCGAGGTCCTGACCGTGCCTCTGCGGACCTTCACCGACCCCCAGGCCCTGCGGATCGAGCGGCGTCTGAGGGACGGTCGGTGGGTGGAGGTCCTGTCCTACCGGTACGGACCCCACGAGGTCTGGGGTGCCACGGCGCGGGTCCTCAAGGGTTTCGTGGACGCCGTGTTCGGCACCGACCCCCCGCCCCCCGCGAGGATTTAG